In Synechococcus sp. PCC 6312, one genomic interval encodes:
- the psbM gene encoding photosystem II reaction center protein PsbM, with translation MEVNDLGLVATALFVLVPTVFLIILFVQTEAQQKN, from the coding sequence ATGGAAGTTAATGATTTAGGCCTGGTTGCGACTGCCTTGTTCGTCCTCGTACCGACAGTGTTTTTGATTATTCTCTTTGTGCAAACCGAGGCCCAGCAAAAAAACTAG
- a CDS encoding 2Fe-2S iron-sulfur cluster-binding protein — translation MASTIEDVRVTNITFVKEGKEVVAATGANLRLRALEAGIDLYTLKGKLMNCNGYGQCGTCIVEIVEGMENLSERTPVENRKLKKKPESFRLACQTKVNGPVTVKTKP, via the coding sequence ATGGCAAGTACGATTGAGGATGTCCGTGTGACCAATATTACGTTTGTTAAAGAAGGCAAAGAAGTTGTCGCCGCTACTGGGGCAAATCTGCGTTTACGAGCCTTAGAAGCGGGGATCGATCTTTACACTTTGAAAGGTAAGTTAATGAATTGTAATGGTTATGGACAATGTGGGACTTGCATTGTGGAAATTGTCGAGGGCATGGAAAATCTCTCGGAGCGTACCCCGGTGGAAAACCGCAAGCTCAAGAAAAAACCAGAGTCCTTTCGTCTTGCTTGTCAAACCAAAGTGAATGGCCCGGTGACTGTCAAAACCAAGCCCTAG
- the psbB gene encoding photosystem II chlorophyll-binding protein CP47 — MGLPWYRVHTVLINDPGRLIATHLMHTALVAGWAGSMALYELAIFDPSDPILNPMWRQGMFVLPFMTRLGVSGSWAGWSITGETGLNPGFWSYEGVAIAHIVLSGLLFLAACWHWVYWDLELFRDPRTGEPALDLPKMFGIHLFLSGLLCFSFGAFHLTGLFGPGMWVSDPYGLTGSIQPVAPAWGPEGFNPFNPGGIVAHHIAAGIVGIIAGLFHLIVRPPQRLYKALRMGNIETVLSSSIAAVFFAAFVVAGTMWYGSAATPIELFGPTRYQWDSSYFQQEINRRVQTSLANGATEAQAWSAIPEKLAFYDYIGNNPAKGGLFRVGAMNSGDGIARGWDGHPVFRNKAGEELYVRRMPNFFENFPVILTDKDGVVKADIPFRRAESKYSFEQQGVTVSYYGGALSGQTFSDANTVKKAARRAQLGEAFEFDQETLNSDGIFRTSPRGWFTFGHAVFALLFFFGHIWHGARTLFRDVFSGIDPELSAEQVEWGFYQKLGDVSTRRKEPI, encoded by the coding sequence ATGGGACTACCCTGGTATCGCGTTCATACGGTGCTGATCAATGATCCAGGCCGGTTAATTGCCACCCACCTGATGCATACAGCCCTCGTTGCAGGTTGGGCCGGCTCGATGGCTTTATACGAATTAGCCATTTTTGATCCAAGTGATCCTATCCTCAACCCCATGTGGCGGCAAGGGATGTTTGTTCTGCCCTTCATGACTCGTTTGGGTGTGTCTGGATCTTGGGCAGGTTGGAGTATTACGGGCGAAACCGGCCTTAACCCTGGTTTCTGGAGCTATGAAGGGGTTGCTATTGCCCATATTGTCCTTTCGGGCTTGCTGTTCCTGGCGGCTTGTTGGCACTGGGTCTATTGGGATTTGGAACTCTTCCGCGACCCTCGCACGGGAGAGCCAGCCCTCGACTTGCCAAAAATGTTTGGGATTCACTTGTTTTTGTCTGGTTTACTCTGTTTCAGCTTTGGTGCTTTTCACTTAACAGGATTGTTCGGGCCTGGGATGTGGGTTTCGGATCCCTACGGTTTGACCGGAAGTATTCAACCCGTTGCCCCGGCCTGGGGGCCTGAAGGCTTTAACCCCTTTAATCCAGGGGGAATTGTTGCCCACCACATTGCCGCCGGGATTGTTGGGATTATTGCTGGGTTATTCCACTTGATTGTCCGCCCGCCCCAACGCCTCTACAAAGCCTTGCGGATGGGGAATATTGAAACCGTTCTCTCGAGTAGTATTGCCGCCGTCTTCTTTGCGGCCTTTGTCGTCGCGGGAACCATGTGGTATGGCAGTGCCGCAACGCCGATTGAACTGTTTGGGCCGACTCGCTACCAGTGGGATAGCTCTTACTTCCAACAGGAAATTAACCGCCGGGTGCAAACCTCTTTGGCCAATGGGGCAACGGAAGCCCAGGCCTGGTCTGCCATTCCCGAAAAGTTAGCCTTCTATGACTACATCGGGAATAACCCTGCCAAAGGGGGTCTGTTCCGGGTTGGAGCCATGAATAGTGGCGATGGCATTGCGCGGGGTTGGGATGGTCATCCTGTCTTCCGTAACAAAGCGGGTGAAGAACTCTATGTCCGCCGGATGCCGAACTTCTTTGAAAACTTCCCGGTGATTTTGACCGATAAAGATGGCGTGGTTAAAGCTGACATTCCTTTCCGACGGGCTGAGTCAAAATATAGCTTTGAGCAGCAAGGTGTCACGGTTAGCTACTACGGTGGTGCATTGAGTGGACAAACCTTCAGTGATGCCAACACGGTGAAAAAAGCCGCTCGCCGGGCCCAGTTGGGTGAGGCCTTTGAATTTGACCAAGAAACCCTCAACTCTGATGGGATTTTCCGCACCAGTCCGCGGGGTTGGTTTACCTTCGGTCATGCGGTCTTTGCGTTGCTCTTTTTCTTTGGTCACATTTGGCATGGAGCACGGACACTGTTCCGGGATGTCTTCTCCGGGATTGATCCAGAACTTTCTGCCGAACAAGTGGAATGGGGCTTCTACCAAAAACTGGGAGATGTCAGCACCCGCCGCAAAGAACCTATTTAA
- a CDS encoding photosystem II reaction center protein T: MESIAYVFIFACIIGLFFFAIFFREPPRITKK; this comes from the coding sequence ATGGAAAGCATTGCTTACGTCTTTATTTTTGCCTGCATCATTGGCTTATTCTTCTTTGCAATTTTCTTCCGGGAACCCCCGCGGATTACCAAAAAGTAA
- the ybeY gene encoding rRNA maturation RNase YbeY — MNIRSISPRVELCLQVGDTLNVEPEIINSDQWQAWFQRWSELLMPESGDYELTLRLTDDAEIQALNTQYRKIDRPTDVLAFAASEVEFPVFDEPTEPVYLGDIVISLTTATQQAQAQGHELLTELAWLASHGFLHLLGWDHPDADSLTTMISEQKKCLEGIGLGLGPGSEF; from the coding sequence ATGAATATCCGTTCAATTTCGCCGCGGGTAGAACTCTGTCTGCAAGTTGGGGACACCCTCAATGTTGAGCCAGAAATTATTAACTCAGACCAATGGCAGGCCTGGTTTCAGCGATGGTCAGAGTTGTTGATGCCTGAGTCTGGAGACTATGAGTTAACCCTGCGGCTGACGGATGATGCTGAAATTCAGGCCTTAAATACCCAGTATCGCAAGATTGATCGACCAACTGATGTATTAGCTTTTGCTGCTTCAGAGGTAGAATTCCCTGTCTTTGATGAGCCAACCGAACCGGTCTATCTCGGGGATATTGTTATTTCTCTGACAACCGCAACCCAGCAAGCCCAGGCCCAGGGCCATGAATTATTAACCGAACTGGCCTGGTTAGCCTCCCACGGCTTTTTACACCTTCTGGGCTGGGATCATCCTGATGCAGACAGTTTGACCACCATGATTAGCGAACAAAAAAAGTGTCTTGAGGGTATCGGCTTAGGGTTGGGGCCTGGTTCAGAGTTTTGA
- a CDS encoding DUF3285 domain-containing protein: MDSPAPQPPPPDSYVKLAMRNMVKKSGTSLKHFALTTIGLLGVLIGLAYLTR, encoded by the coding sequence GTGGATAGTCCCGCTCCCCAACCTCCCCCCCCAGATAGTTATGTGAAGTTGGCCATGCGGAATATGGTGAAAAAATCTGGAACATCCCTGAAGCACTTTGCCCTAACAACCATTGGCTTATTGGGTGTTTTGATTGGCCTGGCCTATTTGACGCGCTAA
- a CDS encoding FHA domain-containing protein: MNKDQDERHVLIINGLQGRQAIALEAAAYSVGRDLTNAIVLDFDTVSRQHAILLRVPVPGTNQYRYRLVDGNADGKPSTNGTFINGKRCLSEQLNHGDTILFGRKIKAAYLTVAMAENEFSSYLESIAYQSIKSQTLSPKETLVGTEFSGEQLAQELNKRTKDVEFQPLVAGPIKNSEPGSLVGETTGQLVTEKAAPESNTLKATVHEHGLDPAQRLGLQRTVAAVVVVLALVTGIGLYIHSQQPQPGLENSPTQAP; the protein is encoded by the coding sequence ATGAATAAAGATCAAGACGAACGCCATGTTCTGATTATTAATGGTTTGCAAGGTCGCCAGGCCATTGCCCTAGAAGCGGCTGCCTATTCCGTGGGTCGAGATTTAACCAACGCCATTGTTTTAGACTTTGACACCGTATCCCGACAACATGCCATCTTGCTCCGGGTTCCAGTTCCTGGCACGAATCAATACCGTTATCGCCTAGTAGATGGCAATGCCGATGGTAAACCTAGCACCAATGGCACATTCATTAATGGTAAGCGCTGTCTGAGTGAGCAATTAAATCATGGGGATACGATTCTATTTGGGCGGAAAATTAAGGCAGCTTATTTGACTGTGGCCATGGCTGAAAATGAGTTTAGTAGCTATTTGGAATCCATCGCCTACCAAAGCATCAAATCCCAAACCCTTAGTCCGAAAGAAACCTTGGTTGGTACAGAGTTTTCCGGGGAACAACTGGCTCAGGAATTAAATAAACGCACCAAGGATGTTGAGTTTCAGCCTTTGGTGGCAGGCCCGATCAAAAATTCTGAGCCGGGTAGTCTGGTTGGGGAAACTACGGGACAGTTGGTGACAGAAAAAGCTGCCCCAGAGAGCAACACCTTGAAGGCAACGGTTCACGAACATGGCTTGGATCCGGCCCAACGGCTAGGTTTACAGCGAACTGTGGCGGCTGTTGTGGTTGTGTTAGCCCTAGTGACAGGGATAGGACTCTATATCCATTCTCAGCAACCGCAGCCCGGCCTGGAAAACTCACCTACCCAAGCCCCATAA
- the asnS gene encoding asparagine--tRNA ligase, with translation MSRIKSLLAIGQPGDAVCVEGWVRTKRELKDFAFLEVNDGSSLSGLQVVLTPTLPNYEALIKQVNTGAAVSCEGVLVASQGKNQRIELQAQALTLWGEADPTTYPLQKKRHSFEFLRTLGHLRGRTNTLGAMFRVRNACATAIHQFFQARGFLWVHTPIITASDCEGAGEMFAVTSLNLQNLPKLPSGNIDFSQDFFERPAYLTVSGQLEAEIMAMAFSNVYTFGPTFRAENSNTSRHLAEFWMVEPEMAFCDLDGDMDLAEDFLKFIFRYVLDHCPEDMQFFQDRIDKTVLETADQIINNEFARITYTEAVALLEKCGRVFEFPVEWGLDLQSEHERYLAEDYFKKPVIVTDYPAKIKAFYMRLSEDGQTVRAMDILAPKIGEIIGGSQREERLDILTQRIQAQGLDPQTYWWYLDLRRYGTVPHAGFGLGFERLVQFMTGMDNIRDVIPFPRFPGSAEF, from the coding sequence ATGTCTCGGATTAAATCCCTTTTAGCCATTGGCCAACCTGGAGATGCTGTCTGCGTAGAGGGCTGGGTGCGGACGAAGCGAGAGTTAAAAGACTTTGCCTTTCTGGAAGTTAACGATGGCTCTTCTTTATCTGGCCTACAAGTGGTGCTAACCCCGACCCTTCCGAACTATGAAGCTCTCATCAAACAAGTTAATACCGGGGCTGCGGTGTCCTGTGAAGGGGTACTAGTCGCATCTCAAGGGAAGAACCAACGCATTGAACTCCAGGCCCAGGCCCTGACACTGTGGGGTGAAGCAGATCCGACTACCTATCCCCTCCAGAAAAAACGCCACAGCTTTGAGTTTCTTCGCACCTTGGGGCATTTACGCGGACGCACCAATACCTTGGGGGCCATGTTTCGGGTTAGAAATGCCTGTGCAACGGCGATTCATCAGTTTTTCCAAGCGCGGGGGTTTCTCTGGGTCCATACACCGATCATTACCGCCAGTGATTGTGAAGGGGCCGGGGAAATGTTTGCGGTCACCAGCCTCAATTTACAAAACCTGCCCAAGCTCCCCAGTGGAAATATAGATTTTAGTCAAGATTTTTTTGAACGGCCAGCCTATCTCACCGTTAGTGGGCAGTTGGAAGCCGAAATTATGGCGATGGCCTTTAGTAATGTCTATACCTTTGGGCCAACCTTTCGGGCTGAAAACTCCAATACCTCCCGCCATTTAGCCGAATTTTGGATGGTGGAGCCGGAGATGGCCTTTTGTGATCTGGACGGGGATATGGACTTAGCAGAGGATTTTCTCAAGTTTATTTTTCGCTATGTGCTTGACCATTGCCCAGAGGATATGCAGTTTTTCCAAGACCGGATTGACAAGACCGTGTTAGAGACGGCTGACCAAATTATCAACAATGAATTTGCCCGGATTACCTATACGGAAGCGGTGGCACTCTTAGAGAAATGTGGGCGGGTGTTTGAGTTTCCGGTCGAGTGGGGCCTGGATTTGCAATCGGAACATGAGCGATATTTAGCCGAGGACTATTTCAAAAAGCCAGTCATTGTCACGGACTATCCCGCTAAGATTAAAGCCTTTTATATGCGCCTTAGTGAGGATGGACAAACCGTGCGGGCGATGGATATTCTTGCGCCCAAGATTGGAGAGATTATTGGTGGTTCTCAACGGGAAGAACGCCTCGACATTCTCACCCAACGCATCCAGGCCCAGGGGTTAGACCCACAAACCTATTGGTGGTACTTAGATTTACGCCGCTATGGAACTGTGCCGCACGCGGGCTTTGGCCTGGGCTTTGAGCGATTGGTGCAGTTTATGACCGGGATGGATAATATTCGGGATGTGATTCCCTTTCCTCGCTTTCCAGGTAGTGCCGAGTTTTAG
- a CDS encoding DICT sensory domain-containing protein has translation MPLSTSVLQELLQAQPHLRPQMYFKSSLTALSHAMEDQVLAGQDAPVIIASFQRERFYRQEAHRYLRIASKSDQVYVLAAPETEFTNCSDHYETVAFDPADALSQEWHLVALSRDYAACLICREIPLSPQALADTQQLHLDQARRFEGIWTFERQTTAVAAQILLERIQHYCPHLKKKLKQGLARVGDHLTQSSHGSDPAPFADRLVTYLQAGQYKQNKAYKQISIQERKERLINSITAAIRCSLDPEQILAVAVTELGRAVGCQRCLIYRCKASDLSTRLYHEYILSSASSLRAHTWPLQQNPLFQTLVSSQRPVTVESVPSDPRLLERSQYHDLLQSHQIQALLLAPVLYQGRLLGVVELHRQESRAWAETDVDLVEAIATQVGVALIQAESYADLEDLNSQLEALDRTRSNLIAITGHELRTPLSTIQVCLESLASEPDMPLELRQVMLSTALNDAERMRKLIQDFLTLSQLESGRVQWHPEPIPMQEIVDLALTSLRTPKEELPEIVTVLPEELPLVRADGEWLVEVLSKLLDNACKFTEQTGEIRIAAQPQAPGMLEITVTDTGRGIEPDRLEAVFDRFYQEEGALRRSAGGTGLGLAICRQVITNLGGTIWAESAGRDQGSSFHFTIPIADFTNTSTAS, from the coding sequence ATGCCTCTTTCTACATCTGTGTTGCAGGAACTCCTCCAGGCCCAGCCCCACTTGCGGCCGCAGATGTACTTCAAGTCCTCCTTGACGGCCCTCTCCCACGCGATGGAAGACCAGGTGTTAGCGGGGCAGGACGCGCCAGTAATCATTGCTAGCTTTCAGCGAGAACGATTCTATCGCCAAGAAGCTCATCGGTATTTGCGCATTGCCAGTAAATCGGATCAAGTTTATGTCCTAGCCGCTCCGGAAACCGAGTTTACTAATTGTTCTGATCATTATGAAACTGTTGCCTTTGATCCTGCTGATGCCCTTAGTCAAGAATGGCATTTGGTGGCTCTTAGTCGGGATTATGCCGCTTGTTTAATCTGTCGGGAAATCCCTCTCTCGCCCCAGGCCCTCGCGGATACCCAGCAACTCCACCTCGACCAGGCCCGCCGCTTTGAAGGGATTTGGACTTTTGAGCGTCAAACGACTGCTGTTGCGGCCCAAATTCTCTTAGAGCGGATCCAGCACTATTGCCCCCATCTGAAAAAGAAGCTGAAACAAGGGTTAGCGCGGGTGGGGGATCATCTGACCCAGAGCAGTCATGGCAGCGATCCAGCTCCCTTTGCGGATCGTCTAGTCACCTATCTCCAGGCCGGCCAGTACAAGCAGAATAAGGCCTATAAACAAATTTCGATTCAAGAACGCAAAGAACGCCTGATTAACTCCATTACGGCTGCGATTCGCTGTTCTCTGGATCCAGAGCAGATCCTCGCAGTTGCAGTGACGGAATTGGGCCGGGCCGTGGGCTGTCAACGCTGCTTAATTTACCGCTGTAAAGCCAGTGATTTAAGTACCCGTTTGTACCACGAATATATCCTCTCCTCCGCTAGCTCCCTGCGTGCCCATACCTGGCCCCTACAACAAAATCCCCTGTTTCAAACGTTAGTCAGTAGCCAGCGTCCTGTGACCGTGGAGTCCGTTCCTAGCGATCCCCGTCTGCTAGAGCGTAGCCAATACCATGACCTGCTCCAATCCCATCAGATTCAAGCCCTACTCTTAGCTCCAGTCCTGTACCAAGGGCGGTTGTTGGGGGTGGTGGAATTACATCGGCAGGAGAGCAGGGCCTGGGCGGAAACAGATGTCGATTTGGTGGAAGCCATCGCAACTCAGGTGGGTGTGGCTCTGATTCAAGCGGAATCCTACGCCGACTTGGAAGACCTCAACAGCCAATTAGAAGCCCTTGACCGAACCCGCAGTAATTTAATTGCCATTACCGGCCATGAACTGCGAACCCCTCTATCTACCATTCAAGTGTGCCTAGAAAGTTTGGCCAGTGAGCCGGATATGCCCCTAGAATTGCGCCAGGTCATGCTCTCTACCGCCTTGAACGATGCGGAACGGATGCGGAAACTCATCCAGGATTTTCTCACCCTCTCCCAATTGGAAAGTGGCCGCGTTCAGTGGCATCCTGAGCCGATTCCGATGCAGGAAATTGTTGATTTGGCGTTGACCAGTTTGCGCACCCCCAAAGAAGAACTCCCAGAGATTGTCACGGTCTTGCCGGAGGAGTTGCCCCTTGTCCGAGCCGATGGGGAATGGTTGGTGGAGGTGCTCTCGAAGCTTTTAGATAATGCCTGTAAGTTTACAGAACAAACGGGGGAAATTCGGATTGCTGCCCAGCCCCAGGCCCCAGGAATGTTGGAAATTACGGTCACGGATACGGGGCGTGGGATTGAACCGGATCGCTTGGAGGCAGTTTTTGATCGCTTTTATCAGGAGGAGGGAGCTTTAAGACGTTCAGCCGGGGGAACAGGCCTGGGTCTCGCTATTTGTCGGCAAGTGATTACGAACCTCGGCGGGACAATTTGGGCGGAATCAGCCGGACGGGATCAAGGGAGTTCCTTTCATTTCACGATTCCGATTGCTGACTTTACCAACACTTCCACGGCCTCTTAG
- the ftsZ gene encoding cell division protein FtsZ: protein MENAAKIKVIGVGGGGGNAVNRMISSQVAGVEFWSVNTDAQALSQSLAHQCLQLGNKLTRGLGAGGNPSIGQKAAEESREDLANALKDADLIFITCGMGGGTGTGAAPVVAEVAKEQGALTVAVVTRPFTFEGRRRGQQAEEGIEALQSRVDTLIVIPNDKILSVISEQTTVQEAFQVADDVLRQGVQGISDIINLPGLINVDFADVRAVMADAGSAMMGIGVASGKSRAREAAITAISSPLLESSIEGARGIVLNVRGGVDLTLHEVNAAAEVIYEVVDVDANIIFGAVVDDSLQGEIKVTVIATGFSGGIEPKTINKQKNIRPISATVTNPSPPNISLSATDTNKPKLDIPDFLQKRRSQP, encoded by the coding sequence GTGGAAAATGCAGCCAAAATCAAAGTAATTGGAGTCGGTGGTGGTGGTGGAAATGCCGTAAACCGGATGATTAGTAGCCAGGTTGCCGGTGTCGAATTTTGGTCTGTTAATACCGATGCCCAGGCCCTGTCCCAATCCTTAGCCCATCAATGTTTACAACTGGGCAATAAGCTGACCCGTGGCCTGGGAGCCGGGGGGAATCCTTCCATTGGACAAAAAGCAGCTGAAGAATCTCGAGAAGACCTAGCCAATGCCCTCAAAGATGCCGATCTAATCTTTATTACCTGTGGCATGGGAGGGGGAACTGGGACTGGAGCAGCGCCTGTAGTGGCCGAAGTGGCCAAAGAGCAGGGAGCCTTAACCGTAGCAGTGGTGACACGTCCTTTTACGTTTGAGGGTCGCCGCCGGGGTCAACAGGCTGAAGAAGGAATCGAAGCTCTCCAAAGTCGCGTTGATACTTTAATTGTCATTCCCAACGATAAGATTCTCTCGGTGATCTCGGAGCAAACCACCGTCCAAGAAGCATTTCAAGTGGCCGATGATGTTTTACGGCAAGGGGTACAGGGTATTTCAGACATTATTAACCTGCCCGGCCTGATTAATGTGGACTTTGCCGATGTCCGAGCGGTGATGGCCGATGCGGGTTCCGCCATGATGGGTATTGGGGTTGCCTCGGGTAAGTCTCGGGCCAGGGAAGCTGCCATTACGGCCATTTCCTCGCCGCTCTTGGAATCCTCTATCGAAGGAGCCAGAGGAATTGTCCTCAACGTCCGGGGTGGGGTTGACTTGACACTCCATGAGGTCAATGCCGCTGCTGAAGTAATCTATGAAGTGGTGGATGTAGATGCCAATATTATCTTTGGGGCAGTTGTCGATGATTCCCTCCAAGGGGAAATTAAGGTAACGGTGATTGCGACGGGGTTTTCGGGGGGGATTGAGCCCAAAACTATCAATAAGCAAAAAAATATCCGTCCCATTTCCGCAACGGTGACTAACCCATCTCCCCCCAATATTTCCCTGTCAGCTACAGATACCAACAAGCCTAAGCTAGACATTCCTGATTTCCTCCAAAAACGCCGTTCCCAGCCCTGA
- the petH gene encoding ferredoxin--NADP reductase: MFNSSAVTGNTGFGNRIFRYEVVGLRQSSESDKSDYAIRRSGSVFYNVPYARMNQFMQEISRLGGKIISILPITAETAAQATVSPVTPIVEAATPAPEPTAKKAKADVPVNTYRPNNPLISKVISSEELVREGGEGTVKHIMFDLEGSELTYVEGQSIGIIPAGTDDKGKPHKLRLYSIASTRHGDRVDDKTISLCVRQLEYKNKETGEKVYGVCSSYLNKLQPGDEVKVTGPVGKEMLLPDDPTATIIMMGTGTGIAPFRAYLWRMFKENNPDYQFKGLAWLFFGVAYTPNILYKEELEEIQAKYPDNFRLTYAISREQKTADGGKMYIQGRIAEHADELWNLIQQKNTHVYMCGLKGMEPGIDEAMTQAAAKNGVDWTDFLKGTLKKEGRWHVETY; the protein is encoded by the coding sequence ATGTTTAACTCGAGTGCGGTTACTGGAAATACAGGTTTCGGCAACCGGATATTCCGTTACGAAGTTGTCGGCCTCCGCCAAAGCAGTGAAAGCGATAAATCCGATTATGCAATTCGGCGCAGTGGCAGTGTTTTTTATAACGTCCCCTATGCCCGCATGAATCAGTTCATGCAAGAAATCTCCCGCTTAGGGGGCAAGATCATCAGTATTCTGCCCATCACTGCGGAAACTGCTGCCCAGGCCACTGTCTCTCCCGTCACCCCCATCGTTGAAGCCGCCACACCTGCCCCAGAACCTACCGCCAAAAAAGCAAAAGCGGATGTTCCCGTCAACACCTATCGCCCCAATAATCCGCTCATCAGCAAGGTCATCTCAAGCGAAGAACTGGTGCGGGAAGGGGGAGAAGGGACGGTCAAGCACATTATGTTTGATCTCGAAGGCAGTGAACTCACCTATGTGGAAGGCCAAAGCATTGGGATTATCCCGGCCGGTACGGATGATAAAGGCAAACCCCACAAACTCCGCCTTTACTCCATTGCCTCCACTCGTCACGGGGATCGGGTTGATGATAAAACCATTTCCCTCTGTGTTCGCCAATTAGAGTACAAGAATAAGGAAACAGGCGAGAAGGTTTATGGAGTCTGTTCCTCCTACCTGAATAAACTCCAACCCGGAGATGAGGTGAAAGTCACGGGGCCTGTGGGCAAAGAAATGCTCCTGCCTGATGATCCGACTGCGACGATCATCATGATGGGAACTGGGACGGGGATTGCCCCATTCCGAGCTTATCTTTGGCGGATGTTTAAAGAAAATAACCCAGATTATCAATTCAAGGGCTTGGCCTGGTTATTCTTTGGTGTAGCCTATACTCCCAACATCCTCTACAAAGAAGAGTTAGAGGAAATTCAAGCGAAATACCCCGATAATTTCCGCCTCACCTATGCCATCAGCCGAGAACAGAAAACAGCAGACGGGGGTAAAATGTACATCCAAGGCCGGATTGCCGAACACGCGGACGAACTCTGGAATCTGATTCAACAGAAAAATACCCACGTCTATATGTGTGGTCTCAAGGGGATGGAACCAGGAATTGATGAAGCCATGACCCAAGCCGCAGCTAAAAATGGGGTGGATTGGACTGACTTCCTAAAAGGTACCCTCAAAAAAGAAGGACGTTGGCACGTTGAAACCTACTAG
- a CDS encoding HU family DNA-binding protein — protein sequence MNKAELVDAVADKANVTKKQAEVVISAAVDVIMDAVADGDKVTLVGFGAFEPRERKAREGRNPKTGEKMEIPATKVPAFSAGKLFKEKVSPPAPPAPTPGKKK from the coding sequence ATGAACAAGGCCGAGTTAGTTGATGCAGTTGCAGATAAGGCAAATGTCACAAAAAAACAGGCGGAAGTTGTCATCTCGGCCGCCGTTGATGTGATTATGGATGCCGTAGCCGATGGCGATAAAGTAACCCTGGTTGGCTTTGGGGCCTTTGAACCCCGGGAGCGCAAAGCACGGGAAGGACGCAATCCCAAAACGGGTGAAAAAATGGAAATTCCGGCCACTAAAGTTCCAGCTTTTTCGGCTGGCAAATTGTTCAAAGAAAAAGTCTCTCCCCCTGCGCCCCCGGCCCCAACCCCTGGTAAAAAGAAATAA
- the cobD gene encoding threonine-phosphate decarboxylase CobD, protein MNLPPRHGGNLRWAATLAGCDSAEILDFSASINPLGMPESVRPALKESFDLIQHYPDPDCLRLRQALSRVHQLDPDWLLVGNGAAELLTWAARDLEPFQPVGLLTPAFADYYRALEAFGVASYPIPWQRWQPPKLSLSSLFPPELTGLILNNPHNPTGQLWQQSDLLALLRGRTWGLVVVDEAFMDFCSPQTTQSLIPWVQEFPNLVVLRSLTKFYALPGLRIGYAVGQPSRLSQWQRWRDPWTVNSLALVAAEVGLEDRQFQRQTWAWLPDARESLYQGLIRIPGLVPYPSAANFILVHYSGSVLTLQTQLLERARILIRDCLSFPELGNGYFRVAVRTHAENQQLLTALAQILESTNDRRSQAEKRMLG, encoded by the coding sequence TTGAACTTACCACCGCGCCATGGTGGAAATCTCCGTTGGGCAGCAACTTTAGCCGGTTGTGATTCAGCGGAGATTCTTGATTTTTCAGCCAGTATCAATCCGTTGGGGATGCCGGAGTCGGTGCGGCCCGCCCTGAAAGAGTCATTCGATCTAATTCAGCACTATCCCGACCCAGATTGCTTGAGACTGCGCCAGGCCCTTAGTCGTGTTCATCAACTTGATCCAGATTGGCTATTAGTCGGGAATGGGGCGGCGGAACTGCTCACTTGGGCGGCCCGAGATTTAGAGCCGTTTCAACCCGTGGGCCTGCTAACACCAGCATTCGCGGACTATTACCGGGCCTTAGAGGCTTTTGGCGTGGCATCTTATCCAATTCCTTGGCAACGTTGGCAGCCACCAAAACTATCTTTATCATCCTTATTTCCCCCAGAACTGACCGGGCTAATTCTGAACAACCCCCATAATCCCACAGGGCAACTTTGGCAGCAATCAGATTTGTTAGCACTGTTACGAGGGCGAACCTGGGGCCTGGTGGTTGTGGATGAAGCTTTCATGGATTTCTGCTCTCCGCAGACAACTCAAAGCCTGATTCCTTGGGTACAAGAATTCCCCAATTTGGTCGTTTTGCGCTCTTTGACTAAGTTCTATGCCTTACCCGGCCTGCGGATTGGCTATGCTGTTGGCCAACCATCCCGATTAAGCCAATGGCAACGGTGGCGAGATCCCTGGACTGTCAATAGCTTGGCCCTGGTCGCCGCAGAAGTGGGTCTAGAGGATCGGCAGTTTCAAAGACAAACCTGGGCCTGGTTACCGGATGCCCGAGAGAGTCTTTATCAAGGATTAATCAGGATACCAGGCCTGGTTCCCTATCCCAGCGCGGCGAATTTTATCTTGGTGCATTACTCCGGCTCCGTCCTGACACTGCAAACCCAACTGTTAGAAAGGGCGCGAATTTTAATTCGGGATTGCCTGAGTTTTCCAGAATTAGGGAATGGGTATTTTCGTGTAGCTGTCCGCACTCATGCCGAAAATCAACAACTCCTAACGGCATTAGCCCAAATCCTAGAGTCAACGAATGATCGCCGTTCCCAGGCCGAAAAGAGGATGCTAGGATAG